A window of the Juglans microcarpa x Juglans regia isolate MS1-56 chromosome 5D, Jm3101_v1.0, whole genome shotgun sequence genome harbors these coding sequences:
- the LOC121265889 gene encoding thioredoxin-like protein AAED1, chloroplastic has protein sequence MADIMDASDVALVVIGPSSIDQARAFTEQTKFKGEVYANPTHSSYEALHFVSGVSGVSTKFTPKSSLKIIQLYMEGYQQDWKLSFEKDTMTRGVWQQGGIIVAGPGKTNISYVHKDKETRDDPDIKDILKAYCSS, from the exons ATATAATGGATGCATCAGATGTGGCTTTGGTTGTAATTGGACCTAGTAGTATTGATCAG GCAAGGGCATTTACTGAGCAAACAAAATTCAAAGGAG aAGTTTATGCCAACCCAACCCACTCGTCGTATGAGGCTTTACACTTTGTCTCAGGGGTCTCAGGGGTTTCAACTAAATTTACTCCTAAGT CAAGTCTTAAGATAATACAGTTATACATGGAAGGTTATCAACAAGACTGGAAGCTTTCATTTGAAAAGGACACCATGACTAGAGGTGTCTG GCAACAAGGTGGAATTATAGTTGCAGGTCCTGGCAAAACTAACATATCATACGTTCATAAG GACAAAGAAACTAGGGATGATCCCGATATCAAAGATATTTTGAAAGCCTACTGTTCATCATGA